A genomic segment from Chitinophagaceae bacterium encodes:
- a CDS encoding phosphoenolpyruvate kinase: MATSINSAKKTAIFGKLKKANTAFQKIYSGDLPLRQPVHTLYGGANLFKHDSAKILAERALENFKTYAPDFLTFGRIFRLRGSTDISKSASPHFIKKTYEQLPKSEKRHHPAYLSYEVYYKVIKKLQTEAIEDFRIDFEDGFGNRSNEEEDATAMQAAKEVANGIKKKTLPPFIGIRIKPFTEEMKERGLRTLDLFISTLVKESKGKLPQNFVVMLPKVTIPEQPEALALFMDVLEKQLKLPKGILKMEMMVETTQSIMDSNGQNPLRRFILASKGRCIAMHFGTYDYTASCSITARYQEMDHPVCDFAHHMTKVALAHTGIWLSDGATNTMPIGPHRGDNLTKAQMKENEEVVHRAWKKGYDHIRHSLWNGYYQGWDLNPAQFPMRYTAVFAFFMESYDDAVERLKTFVEKAARATLIGDVFDDAATGQGLLNYFLRALNSGAITEDEVLATGLTLNEIRSRSFKKILESRKMK, translated from the coding sequence GGCTACATCAATTAACAGCGCCAAGAAAACGGCAATTTTTGGAAAATTAAAAAAAGCCAATACGGCATTTCAAAAAATTTATTCTGGAGATTTGCCGCTGCGCCAGCCTGTGCATACATTGTATGGCGGCGCTAATTTATTTAAACATGATTCGGCAAAAATATTGGCAGAAAGGGCTTTGGAGAATTTTAAAACTTACGCCCCCGATTTTTTAACCTTTGGAAGAATTTTCAGACTCCGGGGTTCAACTGATATTTCTAAATCGGCATCACCTCATTTTATTAAAAAAACTTATGAGCAACTCCCTAAATCCGAAAAACGCCATCATCCTGCATATTTATCTTACGAAGTGTACTATAAAGTAATTAAAAAATTACAAACGGAAGCAATAGAAGATTTTAGAATTGATTTTGAAGATGGATTTGGTAACCGAAGTAACGAAGAAGAAGATGCAACAGCCATGCAGGCTGCAAAAGAAGTAGCAAACGGTATTAAAAAGAAAACCTTGCCACCATTCATTGGCATACGCATTAAACCATTTACTGAGGAAATGAAAGAAAGAGGATTGCGTACCCTGGATTTATTTATAAGCACATTAGTAAAAGAGAGTAAGGGTAAGCTGCCGCAAAATTTTGTGGTGATGCTACCCAAGGTTACCATTCCTGAGCAACCGGAAGCATTGGCCTTATTTATGGATGTGCTGGAAAAACAACTAAAGCTGCCCAAAGGGATTTTAAAAATGGAAATGATGGTAGAAACTACTCAATCAATTATGGACAGCAATGGGCAAAATCCATTAAGAAGATTTATTCTTGCATCAAAAGGTAGGTGTATTGCCATGCATTTTGGCACTTACGACTATACGGCCTCATGTAGTATTACTGCCCGCTACCAGGAAATGGACCATCCCGTTTGCGACTTTGCCCACCACATGACAAAAGTGGCATTGGCGCATACAGGTATTTGGCTAAGCGATGGCGCAACCAATACAATGCCTATTGGTCCGCACCGTGGAGATAACCTTACTAAAGCACAAATGAAAGAAAACGAAGAGGTAGTTCACCGGGCATGGAAAAAAGGTTACGACCATATCCGTCATTCATTATGGAATGGCTATTACCAGGGCTGGGATTTAAACCCGGCGCAGTTTCCCATGCGCTATACTGCCGTTTTTGCTTTTTTTATGGAAAGCTATGATGATGCCGTAGAGCGCTTAAAAACATTTGTAGAAAAAGCAGCACGTGCCACGCTTATAGGCGATGTATTTGACGATGCTGCAACAGGACAGGGTTTGCTCAATTATTTTTTAAGAGCATTAAACAGCGGCGCCATTACCGAAGATGAAGTACTGGCAACAGGCCTTACACTCAACGAAATCCGCAGCCGTTCTTTTAAAAAGATTCTGGAAAGCCGGAAAATGAAATGA
- a CDS encoding XdhC family protein produces the protein MNTWQFIIEEKKKGSKVILLYVVNSVGSSPGRQGFKMAVSSTGKMCGSIGGGIMEHKFVEMAKEEMKSGIEKISLQKQVHHKDAGNNKSGMICSGEQTLLFYPIKNEEIETIEHLLHADALYKNGSLKIRNTGIQFLDVAPVSDFYFSQTNNDFSYIEKTGCKYYLHIIGGGHCALALSQLLQGTDFFITVYDDREMLNTMEQNSFAHKMVMLKSYEEISGHIPQVPGNYVVVMTFGYRTDDKVIRALAQRQFEYFGVLGSANKISQMKSEYENEKLDIKMQDNFFAPAGISIHSHTPKEIAISIAAQIIAVKNGKLSM, from the coding sequence ATGAATACCTGGCAATTTATAATAGAAGAAAAAAAGAAGGGCAGCAAAGTAATATTGCTGTACGTAGTAAATAGTGTTGGGAGTTCTCCGGGGAGGCAGGGATTTAAAATGGCGGTTTCTTCTACCGGCAAAATGTGTGGGAGCATAGGTGGAGGAATTATGGAACATAAGTTTGTAGAAATGGCCAAAGAGGAAATGAAATCCGGCATTGAAAAGATAAGCCTTCAAAAGCAGGTACACCATAAAGATGCGGGTAATAACAAGAGTGGGATGATTTGTTCAGGGGAACAAACCTTACTTTTTTACCCAATTAAAAATGAAGAGATTGAAACAATTGAACACCTTTTACATGCTGATGCTTTATATAAAAACGGGTCTTTGAAAATAAGGAATACAGGCATTCAATTTTTAGATGTAGCGCCTGTAAGCGATTTTTATTTTAGCCAAACCAACAATGATTTTTCTTACATTGAAAAAACCGGCTGTAAATATTATTTACATATTATTGGTGGCGGTCATTGTGCACTTGCATTGAGCCAACTCTTACAGGGTACTGATTTTTTTATTACAGTGTACGACGATAGAGAAATGCTGAACACCATGGAACAAAATTCTTTTGCCCATAAAATGGTAATGCTAAAAAGTTATGAAGAAATTTCCGGGCATATTCCTCAAGTACCAGGTAATTATGTGGTGGTAATGACATTTGGGTACCGTACAGACGATAAGGTAATAAGAGCGCTTGCACAAAGACAATTTGAATATTTTGGCGTATTGGGCAGCGCAAATAAAATAAGTCAAATGAAAAGTGAGTATGAAAATGAAAAGCTTGATATTAAAATGCAGGATAATTTTTTTGCACCTGCAGGCATCTCCATTCATAGCCACACTCCAAAAGAAATTGCCATAAGTATTGCTGCACAAATTATTGCTGTAAAAAACGGTAAGCTATCAATGTAA
- the pckA gene encoding phosphoenolpyruvate carboxykinase (ATP) has translation MSVSIMPGTPLGALGEMGLQTCKAVHYQLSPAELTEQSLKRGDGILNNTGALIIKTGKFTGRSPKDKFIVKDEVTASEVNWNDFNLPIEEKYFFQLKEKMMQYLADKEIWVRDCYACADEKYRLSLRVINENPANNLFCYNMFIRPTEAQLENFTPQWHIIQAPGFKADAAVDGTRQDNFAIMSFKHKTILIAGTGYTGEMKKGIFSMLNFILPVRANVLSMHCSANMGKNGDTAVFFGLSGTGKTTLSADPNRMLIGDDEHGWTDTGVFNFEGGCYAKTIDLSEDKEPEIYRAIRPGALVENTTFIEGTNIIDFASKAITENTRVSYPLTFISNALEPSIGNIPKNIFFLTCDAYGILPPISKLTPGQAMYQFISGYTAKVAGTEAGVTEPKATFSACFGAPFLPLHPGKYAAMLGERMKKHNVNIWLINTGWSGGPYGVGQRMKLSYTRAIISAALEDKLSNAEFEADPVFGILIPKECPGVPAEILKPRNTWADKNQYDSKAKELAAGFVKNFEKYASGVSAEILEAAPKH, from the coding sequence ATGTCAGTATCTATCATGCCAGGTACGCCATTAGGTGCCCTGGGTGAAATGGGTTTGCAAACCTGCAAAGCCGTTCATTACCAACTTTCCCCTGCCGAATTAACTGAGCAAAGTTTAAAAAGAGGTGATGGTATATTAAATAATACCGGTGCACTAATTATCAAAACCGGAAAATTTACCGGCCGCAGCCCAAAAGATAAGTTTATTGTTAAAGATGAAGTTACTGCCAGTGAAGTAAACTGGAATGACTTTAACCTGCCTATTGAAGAAAAATATTTTTTTCAGCTTAAAGAAAAAATGATGCAGTATCTGGCAGATAAGGAAATATGGGTGAGGGATTGCTATGCCTGCGCCGATGAAAAATACCGCCTAAGCCTTAGAGTAATAAATGAGAACCCTGCCAATAACCTTTTTTGCTATAACATGTTTATCAGGCCTACCGAAGCACAACTGGAAAATTTTACACCGCAGTGGCATATTATTCAAGCACCGGGGTTTAAAGCAGATGCTGCCGTAGATGGAACCCGCCAGGATAATTTTGCCATAATGAGTTTTAAACATAAAACTATTTTAATTGCAGGTACTGGTTATACCGGGGAAATGAAAAAGGGTATTTTTTCCATGCTGAATTTTATTTTACCGGTAAGAGCAAATGTTTTAAGTATGCATTGCAGTGCCAACATGGGCAAAAACGGAGATACCGCTGTATTTTTTGGATTGAGCGGAACAGGCAAAACTACTTTAAGCGCTGACCCGAACCGCATGTTAATAGGCGATGATGAACATGGATGGACAGATACCGGCGTATTTAATTTTGAAGGTGGGTGCTATGCAAAAACCATTGACCTGAGTGAAGACAAAGAGCCGGAAATTTACCGTGCAATAAGGCCAGGCGCTTTGGTTGAAAACACCACATTTATTGAAGGAACCAATATTATTGATTTTGCCAGCAAAGCCATTACTGAAAATACAAGGGTAAGCTATCCGCTCACTTTTATAAGCAATGCTTTGGAACCATCAATAGGCAACATCCCAAAAAATATTTTCTTTCTCACCTGCGATGCTTATGGCATATTACCACCGATAAGCAAACTTACACCCGGCCAGGCCATGTACCAGTTTATAAGTGGATACACCGCTAAAGTTGCCGGCACCGAAGCAGGTGTTACCGAGCCCAAAGCCACATTTAGCGCATGTTTTGGGGCGCCCTTCCTACCCCTGCACCCGGGCAAATATGCTGCAATGCTTGGTGAAAGAATGAAAAAACACAATGTAAATATCTGGCTGATAAATACCGGCTGGAGCGGCGGGCCTTATGGCGTTGGTCAGCGCATGAAACTTTCCTACACCAGGGCAATTATTTCGGCTGCGCTGGAAGATAAATTAAGCAATGCCGAATTTGAAGCAGACCCTGTTTTTGGTATTTTAATTCCTAAAGAATGCCCAGGCGTACCTGCTGAAATTTTAAAACCGAGAAATACCTGGGCAGATAAAAACCAATACGACAGCAAGGCAAAAGAACTGGCAGCAGGATTTGTGAAAAATTTTGAGAAATATGCAAGCGGTGTTTCTGCAGAAATTTTAGAAGCGGCTCCCAAACATTAA
- a CDS encoding aminopeptidase P N-terminal domain-containing protein, whose amino-acid sequence MKYLPLNPDIFVQNRKRFIAKMEKNAIAIFNSNDELPSNGDGQHRFKQNSDIIWLSGIEQEESMVILFPDNPDPKYREVLVLLRPNELKEKWDGHRLRVNEAQAISGIQTIVWLDVVDGLLQPWIHLADTIYLNSNENDRKANLVPVRDYRFAREMRRRYPLHNYKRSARILKDLRGIKTALEVEIMQKAMDITNETFRRLLQKIKPGIMEYEIEAEIYHSFLSQRATGPAYSSIIASGDRARVLHYVENSRECKDGELILMDFGAEYGNYCADLTRTVPVSGKFSRRQKTVYNACLHLHHYAASILKPGISIVDYTEKIGDEATVVFQKIGLLKKSDIKNEDSENRAYRKYLYHGISHHLGIDVHDLGSRTEPIKAGMVFTIEPGIYIEEEQMGIRIENNFWVTKSGNKDLMKNIPISVEEIEALMKK is encoded by the coding sequence ATGAAATATTTACCGCTCAATCCCGACATATTTGTTCAAAACAGGAAAAGGTTTATTGCTAAAATGGAGAAAAACGCCATTGCTATTTTTAACAGCAACGATGAATTGCCCAGCAACGGAGATGGACAACACCGGTTCAAGCAAAACTCAGATATCATTTGGCTTTCGGGTATTGAGCAGGAGGAAAGCATGGTAATTTTATTTCCCGATAACCCTGACCCTAAGTACAGAGAAGTGCTGGTGCTGCTGAGGCCCAATGAGCTTAAAGAAAAATGGGATGGCCATAGGTTGCGTGTTAATGAAGCCCAGGCAATTTCGGGCATACAAACTATAGTATGGCTCGATGTGGTGGATGGTTTACTGCAACCCTGGATACATTTAGCAGATACTATATATTTAAATAGTAATGAAAACGACCGTAAGGCAAACCTTGTGCCAGTAAGGGATTACCGCTTTGCCCGTGAAATGAGGCGCAGGTATCCATTGCATAATTATAAACGCAGCGCCAGGATATTAAAAGATTTACGCGGCATTAAAACAGCGCTCGAAGTAGAAATAATGCAAAAAGCAATGGATATTACCAATGAAACCTTTCGCCGTTTGCTCCAAAAAATTAAGCCAGGAATAATGGAATACGAAATTGAAGCAGAAATTTATCATTCCTTTTTATCTCAAAGGGCAACAGGCCCGGCATATAGCTCAATAATTGCCAGTGGAGACAGGGCAAGAGTTTTGCATTATGTTGAAAACAGCAGGGAGTGTAAAGATGGGGAATTGATACTCATGGATTTTGGTGCAGAATATGGTAATTACTGTGCCGATTTAACCAGGACAGTACCAGTGAGTGGTAAATTTTCCCGTAGGCAAAAAACAGTGTATAATGCCTGCCTTCACCTGCACCACTACGCAGCAAGTATTTTAAAACCGGGCATTAGCATTGTTGATTATACAGAAAAAATTGGAGATGAAGCAACGGTGGTATTTCAAAAAATAGGGTTGCTTAAGAAATCCGATATAAAAAATGAAGATTCGGAAAACAGGGCCTACAGAAAATATTTATATCATGGTATTTCTCACCACCTGGGTATTGATGTGCACGACCTTGGCTCAAGAACCGAACCCATTAAAGCAGGAATGGTTTTTACCATAGAGCCCGGCATTTATATCGAAGAAGAACAAATGGGCATACGCATTGAAAATAATTTTTGGGTTACAAAAAGCGGCAATAAAGATTTAATGAAAAATATACCAATATCGGTGGAGGAAATAGAAGCTTTGATGAAAAAATAA
- a CDS encoding fasciclin domain-containing protein has protein sequence MRKLTFSSILFAGIVLLGCNSNKESASAEASAPASETQVGQSGVKDDVSNPNIVQVAVASKDHSTLVAAVKAASLVDALSNAGPFTVFAPTNAAFQKLPAGTVDGLMKPEKKADLENILGYHTYVGVLNDVLLQDGAEFDMVYGGKVKITKQGNKILVNGSPIAGTVKASNGIIHVIDDVLLPK, from the coding sequence ATGAGAAAGTTAACATTCAGTTCTATTCTTTTTGCCGGTATTGTACTTTTGGGCTGTAACTCTAATAAGGAAAGCGCTTCTGCGGAAGCCTCTGCACCTGCTTCCGAAACCCAGGTAGGCCAATCTGGCGTAAAAGATGATGTTTCAAATCCAAACATTGTACAGGTTGCAGTTGCCAGTAAAGACCATAGTACCCTGGTTGCAGCAGTTAAAGCAGCAAGCCTGGTTGATGCTTTGAGCAATGCAGGGCCGTTTACTGTATTTGCTCCTACCAATGCCGCTTTTCAAAAATTACCTGCAGGCACAGTTGATGGACTGATGAAGCCCGAAAAGAAAGCTGATTTAGAAAATATATTAGGCTACCATACTTATGTAGGTGTATTAAATGATGTATTGCTACAGGATGGAGCAGAATTTGATATGGTATATGGCGGTAAAGTAAAAATTACAAAACAAGGCAATAAAATATTGGTAAACGGAAGCCCTATTGCCGGAACAGTTAAGGCATCAAATGGCATCATTCATGTAATAGATGATGTGTTGTTGCCAAAATAA
- a CDS encoding TonB-dependent receptor, protein MRKSILLYLGFALFLLPSTAQAQLTARGKVTDAKNGNPVPNATVVVKATNSGTATESDGSFILPVSKNNATLVFSAVGYKTQEAAAGTSMNIRLQPADAANLDEIVVVGYGTKIKKDLTGNIAKVKGSEVQNMPVANLDQALQGRAAGVFVEGNSGKLGEGIKVLIRGSSSISASNSPLYVIDGVPISTNSYSGNPLADINFNDIESFDILKDASAAAIYGSRAANGVVLITTKKGKASKVSFQVNMQYGMNKPTHLRGFLDAQQYIDLLREAAINSDVIDGINPLDPADYPGSWLEFAERRLTRYSGWSDWKKVETNTNWEKLAFDDDAKSSAIDVSASGGSDKTKFYISLAHMSQDGILVGNGLKRYSGRINLEQAVSDKFKLGFNLSLSQTNMNRVPVDNEFATPLQMVALSPVTPVRDLDGNLYNSPTTTYSNPYVDYKEGHYKALIYRNIGNIFGQYNFTKALSFRSEFGIDLQNQNDDEFYGFNTTYGNGTNGYGQSSWFRSIDYNVNNYFSYIKTYKGIHDVDAVLGTSYQKYSTELANVIGEQFPVESLQKLASAGLIKGGTSSSSNSSFLSYFARVNYKLMDRYLFSVSTRIDGSSVFGSNSRYGFFPALSAGWVLSEENFLQSASFISFLKLRASWGLTGNAAGFGNFAHLGLWGGGAYNGSGGLVSTQLANPDLKWEKSNQVDIGLDFGILNNRISGEIDYYNRQTNDLIYQVPVPGNTGYTSKTVNIGGISNKGIELVLNSDNIVTKHFKWSSSFNLSRNKNKVTKLDGIQTLLAGNDGRYLNSLIVGQSIGVFYGPKFAGADPANGDALYYKADGKTTTNDYNEAGNFIVGNPNPKMIVGLSNTLKYKDFDFSFLFQGVFGNDIQNGAGGFMSSSFAWFDNQTLDQLARWQKPGDITNVPQFRLGYDNGIAASSRYIYDGTYVRLKSLTLGYTLPKVLADKIRLSSLRIYFTGVNLLTFTDYPGWDPEVNTDYRADNVNQGSDFYSAPQIKNISIGLNIGF, encoded by the coding sequence ATGAGAAAATCCATTCTACTCTACCTTGGGTTTGCGCTGTTTCTTCTGCCTTCAACGGCACAGGCGCAATTAACTGCAAGGGGAAAAGTTACAGATGCCAAAAACGGTAACCCGGTTCCCAATGCAACGGTTGTGGTAAAAGCTACCAATTCGGGCACTGCAACAGAAAGTGATGGCTCCTTTATTTTACCAGTTTCAAAAAATAATGCCACGCTGGTATTTTCTGCTGTGGGTTATAAAACGCAGGAAGCTGCTGCCGGTACGTCTATGAACATCAGGCTACAACCAGCAGACGCAGCCAACCTCGATGAAATTGTGGTGGTGGGTTACGGCACAAAAATTAAAAAAGATTTAACCGGCAATATTGCCAAAGTAAAAGGTTCCGAAGTACAAAACATGCCGGTAGCCAACCTCGACCAGGCTTTGCAGGGCAGGGCAGCCGGTGTTTTTGTAGAAGGCAATAGTGGAAAACTTGGAGAAGGCATTAAAGTACTTATCAGGGGTTCTTCGTCTATTTCTGCATCCAATAGTCCTTTGTATGTTATTGATGGTGTGCCTATCAGTACAAATTCTTACTCCGGCAACCCGCTTGCAGATATTAATTTTAACGATATAGAATCTTTTGATATTTTAAAAGATGCCTCTGCTGCGGCTATTTATGGTTCAAGAGCTGCAAATGGAGTGGTACTTATTACAACCAAAAAAGGTAAAGCTTCTAAGGTGAGCTTCCAGGTAAATATGCAGTATGGTATGAACAAGCCTACGCATTTGCGTGGTTTTTTAGATGCACAGCAATATATAGATTTATTGAGGGAAGCTGCTATTAACAGCGATGTTATTGATGGCATCAATCCTTTGGACCCTGCCGATTATCCTGGCTCATGGCTGGAGTTTGCCGAAAGAAGGTTGACCCGTTACTCCGGCTGGAGCGATTGGAAAAAAGTGGAAACCAATACCAACTGGGAAAAATTGGCCTTTGATGACGATGCCAAATCTTCGGCTATTGATGTTTCTGCATCTGGCGGTTCAGATAAAACCAAATTTTACATCAGCCTTGCACACATGTCTCAAGATGGTATTTTAGTGGGCAATGGTTTAAAAAGATATTCAGGCAGAATCAACCTGGAACAAGCTGTTTCCGATAAATTTAAGCTGGGCTTTAACCTCAGTTTATCTCAAACCAATATGAACCGTGTGCCGGTGGATAACGAGTTTGCAACGCCTTTGCAAATGGTGGCTTTATCGCCGGTAACTCCCGTAAGAGACCTTGATGGTAATTTATATAATTCTCCCACTACTACATACAGCAACCCTTATGTTGATTATAAGGAAGGCCATTATAAAGCGCTTATCTACCGTAATATCGGCAATATTTTTGGGCAATATAATTTTACAAAAGCACTGTCATTCAGGTCTGAATTTGGTATTGATTTGCAAAACCAAAACGATGATGAGTTTTATGGTTTCAATACCACTTACGGAAATGGCACCAATGGTTATGGCCAAAGCAGCTGGTTCCGTTCTATTGATTATAACGTAAATAATTATTTTAGTTATATAAAAACATATAAAGGAATACATGATGTGGATGCTGTACTGGGTACATCTTACCAAAAATATTCTACCGAACTTGCTAATGTAATAGGTGAGCAATTTCCGGTAGAATCTTTACAAAAGCTGGCCAGTGCAGGTTTAATTAAAGGCGGAACATCATCAAGTTCCAACTCTTCCTTTCTTTCATATTTTGCCCGTGTAAATTATAAGCTGATGGACAGGTATCTTTTTTCAGTGAGTACAAGAATAGATGGCTCATCTGTATTTGGTTCCAATAGCCGCTATGGGTTCTTCCCTGCATTATCTGCTGGCTGGGTTTTAAGTGAAGAAAACTTTTTGCAAAGTGCAAGCTTCATTAGCTTTCTTAAATTAAGGGCAAGCTGGGGTTTAACCGGTAATGCCGCTGGCTTTGGCAATTTTGCACATTTAGGATTATGGGGCGGCGGCGCTTATAACGGTTCAGGTGGCCTAGTTTCTACGCAACTTGCAAATCCAGATCTTAAATGGGAAAAATCAAACCAGGTAGATATAGGTCTTGATTTTGGTATTTTAAACAACCGCATTAGTGGTGAAATAGATTATTACAACAGGCAAACCAACGACCTTATTTACCAGGTTCCCGTTCCGGGAAATACAGGTTATACCAGCAAAACTGTAAACATTGGAGGTATAAGCAATAAGGGTATTGAACTGGTTTTAAATTCAGATAATATTGTAACGAAACATTTCAAATGGTCGTCCAGTTTTAATTTATCCAGAAATAAAAATAAAGTAACCAAGCTGGATGGCATACAAACTTTACTTGCAGGTAACGATGGCCGGTACCTTAATTCCTTAATCGTTGGCCAATCCATTGGTGTTTTTTACGGACCAAAATTTGCAGGCGCCGACCCTGCAAATGGCGATGCACTGTATTATAAAGCCGATGGAAAAACCACCACCAATGACTATAACGAAGCCGGTAATTTTATTGTAGGTAATCCCAATCCCAAAATGATTGTGGGCTTAAGCAATACCTTAAAATATAAAGACTTTGATTTTTCATTTTTGTTCCAGGGCGTTTTTGGTAATGATATCCAAAACGGTGCAGGTGGATTTATGAGCTCCAGTTTTGCCTGGTTCGATAACCAAACACTTGACCAACTGGCCAGGTGGCAAAAACCCGGTGATATAACCAACGTGCCACAGTTTAGGCTGGGTTATGATAATGGTATTGCCGCATCAAGCAGGTATATTTATGATGGTACTTATGTGCGGCTCAAAAGCCTTACCCTGGGGTATACTTTGCCAAAAGTATTGGCTGATAAAATCAGGTTAAGCAGTTTACGTATTTATTTCACAGGCGTAAATTTGCTCACCTTTACCGATTATCCCGGTTGGGATCCTGAAGTAAATACCGATTACCGGGCCGATAACGTAAACCAGGGCTCTGATTTTTACTCTGCTCCGCAGATAAAAAATATTTCTATCGGCCTTAATATTGGCTTTTAA
- a CDS encoding RagB/SusD family nutrient uptake outer membrane protein gives MKKQIIFLAAVVLLVTACNKKLDINPTQSVPQELVFDNNANILAALNGAYDVASDGYVLGGDLMLYSELLGAGDEITWVGTYNEPREIYNKSILTNNLFVANTWSLSYRVINICNNIIANISKVNEDDRDRVHGEALFLRGLMYFGLAELYAKPYSAGNLTTNLGLQLVTSPTVNGQVTSANLVPRSSVQDTYAQILADLTTAKPLLNDEIGVFASKYAAAAILSRVYLQMGDYAKARDEANEVIENSGASLTTTYVGAFNNADPSSEDIFVLPVTAQDGTNDMWLFWSTSDYGARDGDVEVNQEHLDLYDPADQRLALFWDVDDIYYSGKYRYQYRFLSQVRLAEMILTRAECNEILSTVVGASPVDDFNAIRNRAGLGTVGTVTLDEILFERHLELAHEGQRINDIKRLKQSIEGFDYDANELVLPIPLREINAVGANILQQNDGY, from the coding sequence ATGAAAAAGCAAATTATATTTTTAGCTGCAGTTGTTTTATTGGTTACTGCCTGTAATAAAAAATTAGATATCAATCCTACGCAAAGTGTACCTCAGGAGTTAGTATTTGATAATAATGCTAATATTTTGGCAGCGCTAAACGGCGCTTATGATGTGGCCAGCGATGGCTATGTTTTAGGTGGCGACCTTATGCTGTATTCGGAATTGCTTGGCGCTGGAGATGAAATTACCTGGGTAGGAACTTATAATGAACCAAGGGAAATTTATAATAAATCTATTCTTACCAATAATTTATTTGTTGCCAACACATGGTCTCTTAGTTACCGGGTAATAAATATTTGCAATAATATTATTGCCAATATAAGTAAGGTAAATGAAGATGACAGAGACAGAGTACATGGAGAAGCCTTATTTTTAAGAGGCTTAATGTATTTTGGCCTTGCAGAACTTTATGCAAAACCTTACAGTGCAGGCAATTTAACAACAAACCTTGGTTTGCAACTTGTAACCTCACCCACGGTAAATGGCCAGGTAACTTCTGCCAACCTTGTGCCACGCAGCAGTGTGCAGGACACTTATGCACAAATACTTGCCGACTTAACAACAGCCAAGCCATTGCTTAATGATGAAATTGGCGTATTTGCCAGCAAGTATGCAGCAGCAGCAATACTTTCCCGTGTTTATCTTCAAATGGGGGATTATGCAAAAGCAAGAGATGAAGCTAATGAAGTAATTGAAAATTCCGGGGCTTCCTTAACTACTACTTATGTTGGAGCTTTTAATAATGCCGACCCATCATCTGAAGATATTTTTGTATTGCCCGTTACAGCCCAGGACGGTACAAATGATATGTGGCTTTTTTGGTCAACCAGCGATTACGGTGCCCGTGATGGCGATGTGGAAGTAAACCAGGAGCATTTGGATTTATATGACCCTGCAGATCAGCGCCTGGCTTTGTTTTGGGATGTAGATGATATTTATTACAGCGGAAAATATCGTTATCAATACCGCTTCCTTTCCCAGGTACGCCTTGCAGAAATGATATTAACCCGTGCAGAATGTAATGAAATATTAAGTACTGTTGTTGGCGCCTCACCTGTTGATGATTTTAATGCCATTCGCAACAGGGCAGGTTTGGGCACAGTGGGTACGGTTACATTAGATGAAATTTTATTTGAACGGCATTTGGAGCTGGCGCATGAAGGCCAGCGAATCAATGACATCAAGCGTCTAAAGCAATCTATAGAAGGGTTTGACTATGATGCCAATGAACTGGTATTGCCCATTCCATTGAGAGAAATAAATGCGGTAGGCGCAAATATTTTGCAGCAAAATGATGGGTACTGA